A single region of the Paraburkholderia sprentiae WSM5005 genome encodes:
- a CDS encoding DNA-3-methyladenine glycosylase family protein, which produces MSTLNDVATLDLPFNAPFDWPRLLRFFSGRATPGVEAVEDGAYRRGIDWNGDSGTLSVRLHPRKRCIVASIEGPASRHADALAAPVARMFDLRADPNKIAAGLAADPWLAPLVAAVPGLRVPGAWSGFELVVRAIVGQQISVKAATTIIGRLVQRAGEPIDGHPHQNTAWRFPTPAALAEVDLAKIGMPGKRVAALQGFARAVASGDVPLDSSDTVDAASLRAALLALAGIGPWTVEYVAMRAWRDADAWPASDLVLMQSICARDPSLVRPAQQRSRTDAWRPYRAYAAMHLWNEVADRAGAARGG; this is translated from the coding sequence TTGAGCACGCTTAACGACGTCGCAACGCTCGACTTGCCGTTCAACGCACCGTTCGACTGGCCGCGGCTGCTGCGCTTTTTCAGCGGTCGCGCGACGCCGGGCGTCGAGGCCGTCGAGGACGGCGCGTATCGCCGCGGGATCGACTGGAACGGCGACAGCGGCACGCTCAGCGTGCGGTTGCATCCGCGCAAGCGCTGCATCGTCGCGAGCATCGAAGGGCCTGCGAGCCGTCACGCCGATGCGCTCGCCGCGCCAGTCGCGAGGATGTTCGATCTGCGGGCCGATCCAAACAAGATCGCCGCCGGGCTCGCCGCCGATCCCTGGCTCGCGCCGCTCGTCGCCGCGGTGCCGGGCCTGCGCGTGCCGGGCGCGTGGTCCGGCTTCGAACTGGTGGTGCGCGCGATAGTCGGCCAGCAGATCAGCGTGAAGGCCGCGACGACGATCATCGGACGTCTCGTGCAACGCGCGGGCGAACCCATCGACGGGCATCCTCATCAAAACACCGCATGGCGTTTTCCGACGCCGGCCGCGCTCGCCGAAGTCGATCTCGCGAAGATCGGCATGCCGGGCAAACGCGTCGCCGCGTTGCAGGGCTTCGCGCGCGCGGTCGCGAGCGGCGACGTGCCGCTCGACAGCAGCGATACCGTCGACGCCGCGAGCCTGCGCGCCGCGTTGCTCGCGCTCGCCGGCATCGGCCCATGGACCGTCGAATACGTCGCCATGCGCGCATGGCGCGATGCGGATGCATGGCCCGCGTCGGATCTCGTGCTCATGCAATCGATCTGCGCGCGCGATCCTTCGCTCGTACGGCCCGCGCAGCAGCGCAGCCGCACGGACGCCTGGCGGCCGTATCGCGCG